The Lacticaseibacillus rhamnosus DNA window AAAATGATGATATACGTCAGCGTGCTACTGAACAGGCCGTTTTGTTTTTTCTTCATTTAGAACCTCCGGCAACATTCAATTAGTTCCTTATATACTACCACAAACACGGCGCTTAGATTAAGATTTTGCCGCATAGACTTCTGGCTTTAATACCCCAATATAAGGTAAGTTACGATAACGTTCGGCATAATCCAAGCCATACCCAACCACAAATTCGTTTGGCACTGTGGTTCCCACATAGTCTGCCTGAACATCAACAACCCGTCCTTCAGGTTTGTCCATCAGCGCACAAATGCGGACCGATTTTGCTTTGCGGGTTTTAAAAATATCGGTTAAGTACTTCAAGGTGCGTCCTGTATCAACGATATCCTCAACGATTAAGACATCGCGATCCTTCACGCTGGCATCAAGATCTTTAATAATCTTGACCTCACCGCTAGATTCAGTCGCATCACCATAACTTGACACGTCCATAAAATCGAGTTCCATATAATCATCAATTTCGCGAACAAGATCAGTCATGAACATGATGGCACCTTTTAAAATGCACACCACTAACGGATTCTTCCCCGCGTAATCACGCTTAAGTTCCGCGCCAAGTCTTGTCGTGATGGCGTGAATATCGTCTTGAGAATACAAAACCTTTAAAATATCGGGATTCATCATTTATCCTCACTTCTGTCAACATCTGGCAATTTCACCAGTACAACATGGAGTATATCAGTTTGAGCAGGGAGCGACAATCGTTCTAAAGGCTGACCTTCAATCCAAAAAATCTGATGACCTTGCGCTAATACCAGTAATTGATCGCGTGTTCGGGCCGGAACCTTTGCATTGATAAAAAATCGCCGCAGCTTCTGCTTCACGCCATTAGGCAGGTAAACAATATCACCGGCCTGGCGGGTCCTTAATGTAATCGGCAAGCGCACACGTACCGGAATACCTTGGTCACCAGCCACTTTTGTTCGTAGCTGAAATGTACCGCGAGCAGTTTGGCATTTTTGGCCAATACGAGAAAATGTTGCCGGCGCTAGTTTTGGTTTTGGCACCAACTTCACAATTTTGGCCGCTTGAACCGCAATCGTCACGCCAGCGCCAAGATCAAATCGTCGTTCGCGAGTATCATTCAGGCTTTTCAGGATCGGCATGAGCAGTCCGTGGTTAACTCTCGGCTGCCATTGGCGTAGCAAGGTTGCCAGCAGCATCAGCTGGATCGTGCGCGGCTGATTTGCTGCCGCGCGCCAATCAATTGTCACCGAATTAATCCGCAACCGCTGCTGCCATTCAGTCAGTTGCATTTGAGCCAGTGCAACCAGGCCAGACTGTTCCGTTGTAAATCTTTGGACATGCCGCAACAACTCGGGATTTTGCTTTTTAAATGCCGGAATCACTTGATGGCGCAACTGATTGCGGGCATAACGCGTATCGGCATTGGATGGATCGTCGCAAAAATCCAGACCGTGCCTGCCTGCAT harbors:
- the hpt gene encoding hypoxanthine phosphoribosyltransferase — protein: MNPDILKVLYSQDDIHAITTRLGAELKRDYAGKNPLVVCILKGAIMFMTDLVREIDDYMELDFMDVSSYGDATESSGEVKIIKDLDASVKDRDVLIVEDIVDTGRTLKYLTDIFKTRKAKSVRICALMDKPEGRVVDVQADYVGTTVPNEFVVGYGLDYAERYRNLPYIGVLKPEVYAAKS
- the tilS gene encoding tRNA lysidine(34) synthetase TilS translates to MSPKLFEQFEFTPHTRVLVAVSGGVDSMVLLDLAVRAPNLDVVVATFDHRLRPESRQEQAFVAAAAARYHVPVVTGTWQRSAATAVSEAAARQARYDFLNASADSQAATVIMTAHHADDQLETVLFRLGRSGDPAALVGIRPDQPWRKKRLVRPLLNFSKDDIRAYAGRHGLDFCDDPSNADTRYARNQLRHQVIPAFKKQNPELLRHVQRFTTEQSGLVALAQMQLTEWQQRLRINSVTIDWRAAANQPRTIQLMLLATLLRQWQPRVNHGLLMPILKSLNDTRERRFDLGAGVTIAVQAAKIVKLVPKPKLAPATFSRIGQKCQTARGTFQLRTKVAGDQGIPVRVRLPITLRTRQAGDIVYLPNGVKQKLRRFFINAKVPARTRDQLLVLAQGHQIFWIEGQPLERLSLPAQTDILHVVLVKLPDVDRSEDK